The Nitrospirota bacterium DNA segment GAGCATGAAGGAGTCGATCAAGCCGGGAGACGTGGTGTTGCCCGATCAATTCATCGATTTCACCAAGCGGCGGGTGTCCACCTTCTTCGAGGGAGGGATTGTCGCGCATGTGGCATTCGGCGATCCGGTTTGTGCCTCGCTTGGTGCGGCCTTGCTGGAGGCGACCCGCGCGGTTGGCGCCACGGTGCATCAGGGAGGGGTCTATCTCTGCATCGAAGGGCCGCAATTTTCGACGAAAGGGGAGTCCCGGCTGTATCGTCAATGGGGTGCGAGCGTCATCGGCATGACGAATCTTCCTGAGGCCAAGCTGGCACGCGAGGCAGAGCTCTGTTATGCCACGGTGGCCTTGGCGACCGATTACGATTGTTGGCATGAGACGGAAGAGGCCGTCACTGTCGAAGGCATCCTGGCGACGCTTCGCCAGAATGTCATGCTGGCCAAGCAACTGTTGCGGACGGTGATGCCTGCGGTGGCCGCCGTCACCTCGTGCCGCTGTCAGCGCGCGTTACAGGATGCCATTATTACGGCGCCGGATCGGATGCCGGTCGCGCTCAGGCGGAAGCTGGCGTTGTTGATAGATCGGGCTGTTCCAGTGAAGAAAGGAACTCGGTGAGCTATGGGGAAGTTGCTTGTGGTCGGGTCGGTCGCGCTGGATACGGTGAAGACACCCTTCGGAGAAGTCAGTGAGGTGCTGGGAGGGTCGGCCACCTATTTTTCGACTGCGGCCAGTTACTTTACCAGCGTAGATCTTATCGCTGTTGTGGGGGAAGACTTTCCTCCGCAGCATCTGGCGTTTCTCAAAAGCCGTGGCATCGATGTGACGGGGTTGGAGCAGCGGCCAGGAGAGACCTTTCGCTGGAAAGGAGAATATACACATCAGCTGAACGAAGCGCATACGCTTGATACGAAGCTCAACGTCTTCGAAACGTTTCGTCCCAAGATCCCTGAGGCCTACCGATCCCCGGATCTTTTATTCTTGGGCAATATCGATCCGGAGCTCCAGTTGGATGTCTTGCAGAAGCTTCCGCGCCCGCCCCTCGTCGCGTGCGATACGATGAATTTCTGGATCAACGGCAAGCGAGACGCGTTGTGGCGGGTCTTGGAGAAGGTCGATATCCTCATCATCAACGATGGGGAGGCTCGGGCACTCGGCGAACATACGAATCTTGTGAAGGTTGCACAGAAAATACTGGCCCGCGGGCCCAAGCATCTCATCATCAAGCGTGGAGAATATGGGGTCTTGATGTTCAATCAGAAGCAGATGTTTGGGGCTCCGGCCTTCCCGCTTGAAGATGTGCGTGATCCAACCGGTGCCGGGGATACCTTTGCCGGAGGATTTTTGGGCTACCTGACGGCGACCGGCAATCGTTCAGTCGAGGCATTTAAACAGGCCATTATCTTCGGGAGCGTGATGGCGTCATTTACCGTAGAAGCCTTTAGTCTTGACCGTTTGCGAATCCTGGACTACAAAGAGGTGCAAGACCGTTTTCGAGCCTTTAAGCAGTTGACCCATTTCGAGGACATTTCGTGACGAATATGGTTTCCATCGTTCCCATGGTTCGAGTACGGGTCTGTTCGCTGGTCGCCTTGGGTCTGGTGATCGGATGGCTGCCAGGCTGTGCAATTTCTGACGAGTCGATGCAGAAATCAAAAGGCTATTACCAGGAAGGTATTGCGAGCCTGGAATACGATCAGCAGAAGGCCTATGTCTCGTTTCAAAAGGCGTTGAAGCTCAATCCCGACAATAAGGAAGCACGATATGGGCTCGGCCATATTTTAGCGCTGCAGGGGAAATTGCCTCAAGCGGAAGAAGAGCTCAGGGCTGCGACAGCGCTCGATGAGAATTACTCAGAGGCCTACACGTATCTCGGGCAGGTTCTGCAGAAGCAGGGGCGATGGCGGGACGCGATCGCAGCATTTCATCAGGCGTTAGCCAATCCAGTCTATACGACACCGGATCTGGCCCGATTCCATCTCGGTCGGTCGCTGACTCATGAGGGTGACTATCAAGGCGCGATGGAAGCGTTCGAAGATGCCTTAGTGGTCAGTCCGCCGAATGTTCCCCCCGCCTTGCTAAATTTGGAGCTGGGACGGGCCTATCACAAGCTTGGATTCGAGCGACGTTCAAAAGACGCGCTGATCAAGGTGACGACACTCGATAAGGGCGGCGAGTATGCCGCAGCCGCGAAAGAACTGCTGACACGGCTCAAGCCGTAGAGAGATATCTATGGAATCGATTGGCGAATTTTTCAAACAGGTGCGAGAGACCAAGGGGCTTACGATCGACGAGGTCGCGGCCAAAACGCGAATTCGAACCGATTTTGTGAAGGCGTTGGAAGATGGGAATTTCGCCAAGCTGCCGGATCAGGTGTTTGCGCGAGGATTTGTCCGGTCCTATGCCAGGTCTCTCGGCCTCGATGAGGAGGATGCGATCCACCGATTCGTGCAATCGGCTGGCGCCTTTTACGACAAGCAAATCGAGCGCGAGCGTTTGAAAGTCAGGCAGGCGGAGGAGGAGCGGAAGCGGCAATCGAATCGAAAGGCTGTTGCAGTTGCCATCGGTATCGCGATTTTCACGCTTATTTTTCTGTTGAGCCGTGAGCAGTCGTCGCTCTTGGTTCGTCGGTCGAGCTCAGATCTTCCGGCTTCTTCCTCCAAGCGGACCATCCAACCGTCTCAGGAAACTCAGGCCGTACCGCCGCCAAGCCCGCAGGCAGAAGTGGTGCCTCCATCAGCTCCTAAGCCAAAATCCGTGGAGTCCCCTCTCGTGCCAGCCAAGACAGGTATGGGAAGTACTGTTGGACCAGTAGCTGGAGCCGTGCCCTTGACGTCATCGATGCCCGAGTCGACCACCCCTGTCCCCTCCTCGTTGGGAAGCGATGGGCCATTGGGAGGGATTTCTCTCGAAGGGACCGGGGTCACGGACGGACAGTTGGTGTTAGATCTTGAGGCGACTGAACTCAGTTGGGTCGTGGTCCAAATCGATGGGGGGAGCCCGCAAGAGGCCTTGCTTAGGCCAGGTGAAAAGGGCCGATGGAAGGGGCAGGATCAGTTTATCCTGACGTTGGGTAACGCTGGAGGAGTGAAAGCCGAGCTCAATGGCAAGCCACAAAAGCCATTCGGCCCGAGTGGTAAAGTCGCTCGCGATATCGTGGTCAAGCGCTAACGGTCCTCAAGGTGCTGCCTTTTTTATTGGTTCATCCCATTCATATCTCGGTTCAGTGAGAGACGGACGTAGCTGACGAGAAGCTGCGAGTCTTCGGCATACTCCATCGATTGATGGGGCATCGCAGTAGGGACTGAGGCGCAATGGTGTCACCATTTTTAAGCGTCCAAGATTTTAGGGGTCGCACCTGTCCTAACTAGCTGGAATATCATGCATCATAGAATGTGTGCTCTGGCACGAGCTTTGAGTAGTGTCTGGTAGAACGAACGATCGCCAGTGGAATCAACGTGAGTATGAAGTGAGGCGCGAGGCCGTGAAAAATTCTCGGAGCGGGAAGGGGTCGGTGTCGAGCTGGAATGCTTGACATGGGTGGAAGGCCGTTGTTATATTCCCCGGCGTTTTGTAGACTTTACATGAATCTTTGAGTCAGAGGCCGAGTTCACGTGCGGTTAAACACAAAGGAGGACGTCTGATGGGGTATTTCGCTAAGTTCCTGGGAATCAGCGCAGCGCTGATGATGTTGTCGGTCTCAGTGGTCGGAGCTGAAGAGCGCGAGCCGCTGAAGCCCCGCGTTCCGGCGGATCAGATGAGCGATGCAAAGGCGATGAAGAATCCGGTGGCTGTAACTCCTGAGAGTATCGCCAAAGGAAAGGCGTTGTTTGAGGGCAAGGGCACCTGCTTCAACTGTCATGGCAAAGAAGGAAATGGCCAGGGCCCAGCCGGTGCGATTTTGAACCCGAGCCCCCGCGATTTCACGAATTGCAAGTTCCACAAGAAGCGGAAAGATGGCGAACTCTTCTGGGTGATCAAGAACGGCAGTGCAGGCACGGGGATGGTCTCCCTGATCCCGGCCGCGATCAACGAAGAAGAAGCCTGGACGATCATCAACTATGAGCGGAGCTTCTGCAAGGGCGAGTAATTTCGCTGGAGCGTGAGTAGTGTAGGAGGGTGGA contains these protein-coding regions:
- the mtnP gene encoding S-methyl-5'-thioadenosine phosphorylase gives rise to the protein MRRQGLGTRADIGIIGGSGLYDIEGLRKVKELAVKTPFGAPSDKVVLGELDGIRIAFLSRHGRGHRINPSEINYRANIYALKSLGVSRVISVSAVGSMKESIKPGDVVLPDQFIDFTKRRVSTFFEGGIVAHVAFGDPVCASLGAALLEATRAVGATVHQGGVYLCIEGPQFSTKGESRLYRQWGASVIGMTNLPEAKLAREAELCYATVALATDYDCWHETEEAVTVEGILATLRQNVMLAKQLLRTVMPAVAAVTSCRCQRALQDAIITAPDRMPVALRRKLALLIDRAVPVKKGTR
- a CDS encoding PfkB family carbohydrate kinase codes for the protein MGKLLVVGSVALDTVKTPFGEVSEVLGGSATYFSTAASYFTSVDLIAVVGEDFPPQHLAFLKSRGIDVTGLEQRPGETFRWKGEYTHQLNEAHTLDTKLNVFETFRPKIPEAYRSPDLLFLGNIDPELQLDVLQKLPRPPLVACDTMNFWINGKRDALWRVLEKVDILIINDGEARALGEHTNLVKVAQKILARGPKHLIIKRGEYGVLMFNQKQMFGAPAFPLEDVRDPTGAGDTFAGGFLGYLTATGNRSVEAFKQAIIFGSVMASFTVEAFSLDRLRILDYKEVQDRFRAFKQLTHFEDIS
- a CDS encoding tetratricopeptide repeat protein — encoded protein: MVSIVPMVRVRVCSLVALGLVIGWLPGCAISDESMQKSKGYYQEGIASLEYDQQKAYVSFQKALKLNPDNKEARYGLGHILALQGKLPQAEEELRAATALDENYSEAYTYLGQVLQKQGRWRDAIAAFHQALANPVYTTPDLARFHLGRSLTHEGDYQGAMEAFEDALVVSPPNVPPALLNLELGRAYHKLGFERRSKDALIKVTTLDKGGEYAAAAKELLTRLKP
- a CDS encoding DUF4115 domain-containing protein, producing the protein MESIGEFFKQVRETKGLTIDEVAAKTRIRTDFVKALEDGNFAKLPDQVFARGFVRSYARSLGLDEEDAIHRFVQSAGAFYDKQIERERLKVRQAEEERKRQSNRKAVAVAIGIAIFTLIFLLSREQSSLLVRRSSSDLPASSSKRTIQPSQETQAVPPPSPQAEVVPPSAPKPKSVESPLVPAKTGMGSTVGPVAGAVPLTSSMPESTTPVPSSLGSDGPLGGISLEGTGVTDGQLVLDLEATELSWVVVQIDGGSPQEALLRPGEKGRWKGQDQFILTLGNAGGVKAELNGKPQKPFGPSGKVARDIVVKR
- a CDS encoding c-type cytochrome; the protein is MGYFAKFLGISAALMMLSVSVVGAEEREPLKPRVPADQMSDAKAMKNPVAVTPESIAKGKALFEGKGTCFNCHGKEGNGQGPAGAILNPSPRDFTNCKFHKKRKDGELFWVIKNGSAGTGMVSLIPAAINEEEAWTIINYERSFCKGE